One Corynebacterium yudongzhengii DNA window includes the following coding sequences:
- a CDS encoding carboxylesterase/lipase family protein, producing MNTWAGTRRNPEVVTTTAGAVRGLIDTDAGICTWRGVYYGADTSGRRRFRAPTPARPWQGVRPAADFGPPAPQPTNSWSDKPEGDEDCLHLDIVRPNTDEQLPVVVYFHGGTFLVGSSFEPVLQGWNLATGLDAVYVSVNFRLGVLGYLDMRSLTEGDDVVATPALHDQVLALRWVQDNIAEFGGDPKNVTIMGESAGGASVLSLMAVASAHDLFHRVIAQSPPIAQIHSRAQSIMWTRRLVEKMGLGRSTGVDKLREVEAGDLVRAGQAMLGVGKELLHLNPCFAPTVDGILLTRHPLAVFADGEQARVPLIIGTNADEASFGKFMYQRSSRRYRAARRLLDVYDPEFTETILESYHGATRRECFAELLADVMFWAPAVRVADQHSEVAPTWMYRMDYAPRALRWLGLGAMHTLDLSVVFNDLRSSRAGAISRLSKDDGFREVAAEMQAQWRSFIHHGTALSSWPRYRRAEHAVRVFDAESSVENAPKEKQRQAWESFQMTDWGIGRPDLLAELGLDSVTPAAVENSALAGGWSQD from the coding sequence ATGAACACGTGGGCGGGTACGCGGCGCAACCCAGAGGTGGTCACCACCACCGCCGGCGCCGTGCGCGGTCTCATCGATACCGATGCCGGGATCTGCACGTGGCGCGGCGTCTACTACGGTGCGGATACCTCCGGGCGTCGCCGATTTCGCGCGCCCACCCCCGCGCGCCCCTGGCAGGGGGTGCGCCCGGCCGCCGACTTCGGCCCGCCGGCACCGCAGCCGACGAACTCCTGGAGCGATAAGCCCGAAGGCGACGAAGACTGCCTCCACCTCGACATCGTGCGGCCCAACACCGATGAACAGCTGCCCGTCGTCGTCTACTTCCACGGCGGCACCTTCCTCGTCGGGTCGTCTTTCGAGCCGGTGCTACAGGGCTGGAACCTGGCCACGGGCCTCGATGCCGTGTACGTCTCGGTGAACTTCCGGCTCGGGGTGCTGGGCTATCTGGATATGCGCAGCTTGACGGAGGGCGACGATGTCGTCGCCACCCCCGCGCTGCACGACCAGGTGCTCGCGCTGCGGTGGGTGCAGGACAACATCGCCGAGTTCGGCGGGGATCCGAAAAATGTCACCATCATGGGCGAATCCGCCGGCGGCGCCAGCGTGTTATCGCTCATGGCGGTCGCTAGCGCCCATGACCTCTTCCACCGGGTGATCGCGCAGTCGCCGCCGATTGCGCAGATCCATTCGCGGGCGCAGTCGATCATGTGGACGCGCCGGTTGGTGGAGAAGATGGGGTTGGGGCGGTCCACGGGCGTCGATAAGCTCCGCGAGGTCGAGGCCGGCGATTTGGTGCGCGCCGGGCAGGCGATGCTCGGGGTGGGCAAGGAGCTTTTGCATTTGAACCCCTGCTTCGCGCCGACGGTCGACGGGATTTTGCTGACGAGGCATCCTCTGGCGGTATTTGCCGACGGCGAGCAGGCGCGGGTTCCGCTGATCATCGGCACGAACGCGGACGAGGCGAGCTTCGGCAAGTTCATGTACCAGCGCTCCTCGCGCAGGTACCGGGCGGCGCGGCGGCTTCTCGACGTCTACGACCCCGAATTCACCGAGACCATCCTCGAGTCCTACCACGGCGCCACCCGCCGCGAGTGCTTCGCCGAGCTCCTCGCCGACGTCATGTTCTGGGCGCCGGCCGTTCGTGTTGCCGACCAGCACTCCGAGGTGGCGCCGACCTGGATGTATCGCATGGACTACGCCCCGCGGGCGCTGCGGTGGCTCGGGCTCGGCGCGATGCACACGCTCGATCTCTCGGTAGTGTTCAACGACCTGCGCTCCTCGCGCGCCGGGGCGATTTCCCGGCTGAGCAAGGACGATGGTTTTCGGGAGGTGGCCGCCGAGATGCAGGCGCAGTGGCGAAGCTTCATCCATCACGGCACGGCGCTTTCAAGCTGGCCGCGGTATCGCCGCGCGGAGCACGCGGTGCGGGTATTCGACGCCGAATCCAGCGTGGAAAACGCGCCGAAGGAGAAGCAGCGTCAGGCGTGGGAGAGCTTCCAAATGACGGATTGGGGCATCGGGCGTCCCGATCTTTTGGCGGAGTTGGGGCTCGATTCGGTGACGCCGGCCGCGGTGGAGAATTCGGCCCTAGCAGGGGGCTGGAGTCAGGACTAG
- a CDS encoding multifunctional oxoglutarate decarboxylase/oxoglutarate dehydrogenase thiamine pyrophosphate-binding subunit/dihydrolipoyllysine-residue succinyltransferase subunit: MSSASTFGQNQWLVDDMYQQFKKDPDSVSSEWRELFEKHGEPRSAAAKKDTTTSSASQHSASSDSSQGNDTQAGEKGVKAGATAKAPKKPKTVTPGNEVKATTEEKAAKKEKPAKKAPQSPMAKAKDAPEAGEKQLKGMFKAIAKNMEESLEIPTATTVRDMPVKVMWENRQMINDHLKRTRGGKISFTHIIGYAVVRAVMNHPSLNLRYELGEKERPYAITPEHINLGLAIDLEQKDGTRALVVAAIKECEKMDFSEFVEGYDDIVSRAQAGKLKLEDYQGVTISLTNPGGIGTRHSIPRLTKGQGAIIGVGSMDYPAEFAGTAPDRLADMGVGRLLTLTSTYDHRIIQGAETGEFLRTISQLLVDDKFWDHLFECMGVPYAPIRWAQDLPNTGIDKNTRVMQLIEAYRSRGHLIADTNPLGWQQPGLPIPDHRDLDPATHGLTLWDLDRTFNVGGFAGRETMTLREVMQTLREAYTLKVGSEYTHILDRDEREWLQDRLEAGMPKPTNAEQKYILQKLNAAEAFENFLQTKYVGQKRFSLEGAEALIPMMDAVIDTAAGQGLDEVVIGMPHRGRLNVLFNIVGKPLSDIFEEFEGRMTGGQDGGSGDVKYHLGAEGEHIQMFGDGEIKVSLTANPSHLEAVNPVMVGISRAKQDLLDKGDDGYTVMPLMLHGDASFAGLGVVQETINLSQLRGFKVGGSVHIVVNNQIGFTTTPDSSRSTYYATDLAKGFDSPVFHVNGDDPEAVVWVAQLATEYRRRFGKDVFIDLITYRRRGHNEADDPTMTQPEMYERINDRSTVREKYTQELSGRHDISEEEAEAAARDFSDQMESVFTEVKESENAGPQEQTGITSSQELTRGLDTSVSLESLKAIGDAYANPPEGFTYHKRVKPIAKKRRQSIDEGGIDWAWAELLAFGTLAAEGKTVRLSGEDSRRGTFTQRHGVAFDAETGAEYNPLNEAAAATGNGGKFMIYNSALTEYAGLGFEYGYSVGNVDAVTAWEAQFGDFVNGGQTIIDQYISSGEAKWGQLSNLIMLLPHGYEGQGPDHSSARIERFLQLAAEGSYTVTQPTVPANYFHLLRRHALGSMRRPLIVFTPKSMLRNKAATSTAEEFTDVKKFHSVINDPRLVDLDGNKVGDTDKVKTVLLCSGKIYWELEKKREELGREDVAIVRIEMIHPIPFNRIKDALDAFPNYAEVRFVQDEPANQGPWPFLNEHLPNLIPDMPAMKRVSRRPQSSTATGIAKVHQLEQKALLEEAFED, from the coding sequence GTGAGCAGCGCTAGCACGTTCGGCCAGAACCAGTGGCTGGTCGACGATATGTACCAGCAGTTCAAGAAGGATCCGGACTCGGTCAGTTCGGAGTGGCGCGAGCTGTTCGAGAAGCATGGGGAGCCGCGCTCCGCGGCAGCGAAGAAGGACACTACTACCTCTTCGGCCTCCCAGCACTCCGCATCGTCCGATTCCTCTCAGGGCAATGACACCCAGGCTGGTGAGAAGGGCGTGAAGGCCGGCGCTACCGCGAAGGCCCCGAAGAAGCCGAAGACCGTCACCCCCGGTAACGAGGTCAAGGCCACCACCGAAGAGAAGGCCGCCAAGAAGGAGAAGCCGGCGAAGAAGGCCCCGCAGTCGCCGATGGCTAAGGCGAAGGACGCCCCAGAGGCAGGCGAGAAGCAGCTGAAGGGCATGTTCAAGGCCATCGCTAAGAACATGGAGGAATCCCTCGAGATTCCCACCGCGACCACCGTGCGCGACATGCCGGTGAAGGTTATGTGGGAAAACCGCCAGATGATCAACGATCATCTCAAGCGCACCCGCGGCGGCAAGATCTCGTTTACCCACATCATCGGCTACGCCGTCGTGCGCGCCGTGATGAACCACCCGAGCCTGAACCTGCGCTACGAGCTCGGCGAGAAAGAGCGCCCGTACGCCATCACCCCGGAGCACATCAACCTGGGTCTGGCCATTGACTTAGAGCAGAAGGACGGCACCCGCGCCCTCGTCGTCGCCGCCATCAAGGAATGCGAGAAGATGGACTTCTCGGAGTTCGTCGAGGGTTACGACGATATCGTCTCCCGTGCTCAGGCGGGCAAGTTGAAGCTGGAGGACTACCAGGGGGTGACCATCTCCCTGACCAACCCGGGCGGCATCGGCACCCGCCACTCCATCCCCCGTCTGACGAAGGGCCAGGGCGCCATCATCGGCGTCGGCTCCATGGACTACCCCGCCGAGTTCGCTGGCACCGCGCCGGATCGCCTCGCCGATATGGGTGTGGGCCGCCTGCTGACTTTGACCTCCACCTACGATCACCGCATCATCCAGGGCGCGGAGACCGGTGAGTTTTTGCGCACCATCTCCCAGCTGCTTGTCGACGACAAGTTCTGGGACCACCTCTTCGAGTGCATGGGCGTGCCCTACGCCCCGATCCGCTGGGCGCAGGACCTGCCGAACACCGGCATCGACAAGAACACCCGCGTCATGCAGCTGATCGAGGCCTACCGCTCCCGCGGCCACCTCATCGCGGATACCAACCCGCTCGGCTGGCAGCAGCCGGGTCTGCCGATCCCGGATCACCGCGACCTGGATCCGGCCACCCACGGTCTGACGCTGTGGGATCTGGACCGCACCTTCAACGTCGGCGGCTTCGCCGGGCGTGAGACGATGACCCTGCGCGAGGTCATGCAGACCCTGCGCGAGGCCTACACGCTGAAGGTGGGCTCCGAATACACCCACATCCTCGACCGCGACGAGCGCGAGTGGCTGCAGGACCGCCTCGAGGCCGGCATGCCGAAGCCGACCAACGCCGAGCAGAAGTACATCCTGCAGAAGCTCAACGCCGCCGAGGCCTTCGAGAACTTCCTGCAGACCAAATACGTCGGCCAGAAGCGCTTCTCGCTGGAGGGCGCCGAGGCCCTCATCCCGATGATGGACGCCGTCATTGACACCGCCGCCGGCCAGGGTCTCGACGAAGTCGTCATCGGCATGCCGCACCGCGGTCGCCTCAACGTGCTGTTCAACATCGTCGGCAAGCCTCTGTCCGATATTTTCGAGGAGTTCGAGGGCCGCATGACCGGTGGCCAGGACGGCGGCTCCGGCGACGTGAAGTACCACCTCGGCGCCGAGGGCGAGCACATCCAGATGTTCGGCGATGGCGAGATCAAGGTCTCGCTGACCGCCAACCCCTCGCACCTCGAGGCCGTCAACCCGGTCATGGTGGGTATCTCCCGCGCCAAGCAGGACCTGCTGGACAAGGGTGACGACGGCTACACCGTCATGCCCCTCATGCTCCACGGCGATGCCTCCTTCGCCGGACTCGGCGTGGTCCAGGAGACCATCAACCTGTCCCAGCTGCGTGGCTTCAAGGTCGGCGGTTCCGTCCACATCGTGGTGAACAACCAGATCGGCTTCACCACCACCCCGGATTCTTCGCGCTCCACCTACTACGCCACCGACCTGGCCAAGGGCTTCGATTCCCCGGTCTTCCACGTCAACGGCGACGACCCGGAGGCCGTCGTGTGGGTCGCGCAGCTCGCGACCGAGTACCGCCGCCGCTTCGGCAAGGACGTCTTCATCGACCTGATCACCTACCGTCGCCGCGGCCACAACGAGGCCGATGACCCGACCATGACCCAGCCGGAGATGTACGAGCGCATCAACGATCGCTCCACCGTCCGCGAGAAGTACACCCAGGAGCTCTCCGGACGCCACGACATCTCCGAGGAAGAGGCCGAGGCAGCAGCACGCGACTTCTCCGACCAGATGGAGTCCGTCTTCACCGAGGTCAAGGAATCCGAGAACGCCGGCCCGCAGGAGCAGACCGGCATCACCAGCTCCCAGGAGCTCACCCGCGGCCTGGACACCTCCGTGTCGCTGGAGTCGCTAAAGGCAATCGGCGACGCCTACGCCAACCCGCCCGAGGGCTTCACCTACCACAAGCGCGTCAAGCCGATCGCGAAGAAGCGTCGCCAGTCCATCGACGAGGGCGGCATCGACTGGGCCTGGGCCGAGCTGCTGGCCTTCGGCACCCTCGCGGCCGAGGGCAAGACCGTGCGCCTCTCCGGTGAGGACTCCCGCCGCGGTACCTTCACCCAGCGCCACGGCGTCGCCTTCGACGCCGAGACCGGTGCCGAGTACAACCCGCTGAACGAGGCAGCCGCTGCCACCGGCAACGGCGGTAAGTTCATGATCTACAACTCGGCGCTCACCGAGTACGCGGGCCTCGGCTTCGAGTACGGCTACTCCGTCGGCAACGTCGACGCCGTCACCGCCTGGGAGGCTCAGTTCGGCGACTTCGTCAACGGTGGCCAGACCATCATCGACCAGTACATCTCCTCCGGTGAGGCCAAGTGGGGCCAGCTGTCGAACCTGATCATGCTGCTGCCGCACGGCTACGAGGGGCAGGGCCCGGATCACTCGTCGGCACGTATCGAGCGCTTCCTGCAGCTCGCCGCGGAGGGTTCCTACACCGTGACCCAGCCGACGGTCCCGGCGAACTACTTCCACCTGCTGCGTCGCCACGCACTGGGTTCGATGCGCCGCCCGCTGATCGTCTTCACCCCGAAGTCGATGCTGCGTAACAAGGCCGCCACCTCCACCGCCGAAGAGTTCACCGACGTGAAGAAGTTCCACTCGGTGATCAACGACCCGCGCCTGGTGGACCTCGACGGCAACAAGGTCGGCGACACCGACAAGGTCAAGACCGTCCTGCTCTGCTCCGGCAAGATCTACTGGGAGCTGGAGAAGAAGCGTGAGGAGCTCGGCCGCGAGGACGTCGCCATCGTGCGCATCGAGATGATCCACCCGATCCCGTTCAACCGGATCAAGGACGCCCTCGATGCCTTCCCGAACTACGCGGAAGTCCGCTTCGTCCAGGACGAGCCGGCCAACCAGGGCCCGTGGCCGTTCCTCAACGAGCACCTGCCGAACCTCATCCCGGACATGCCGGCGATGAAGCGGGTCTCCCGCCGCCCGCAGTCCTCGACTGCGACCGGTATCGCGAAGGTGCACCAGCTCGAGCAGAAGGCTCTGCTTGAGGAGGCGTTCGAGGACTAA
- a CDS encoding general stress protein → MAVNNRRPNRSRPTGWPVGSFTTYEKAQAAVDTLSDNEFPVEHLSIVGVDLIQVENVLGRLTWPKVLLCGAASGAWIGLFIGLLLSIFSPALLGPILWGVIMGAIFGVVMAAVSYGVTGGRRDFTSQTSIVAGRYDVLCSEQYATRARDMIADMGLADQPRRQHPEEMGFAGPTPTENQARLEDRADERSEKDEDLDR, encoded by the coding sequence ATGGCCGTAAACAACCGTCGTCCGAACCGCTCTCGTCCCACCGGCTGGCCGGTCGGCAGCTTCACCACGTATGAGAAGGCGCAGGCAGCCGTCGATACGCTGTCCGACAACGAGTTTCCCGTCGAGCACCTGTCCATCGTCGGCGTCGACCTCATCCAGGTGGAAAACGTCCTGGGTCGGCTGACCTGGCCGAAGGTCCTGCTCTGCGGCGCGGCCTCGGGTGCATGGATCGGTCTGTTCATCGGCCTGCTGCTCAGCATCTTCAGCCCGGCACTACTCGGTCCGATCCTGTGGGGCGTGATCATGGGTGCGATCTTCGGTGTCGTCATGGCGGCCGTCTCCTACGGTGTGACCGGCGGCCGGCGTGACTTTACCTCGCAGACCTCGATCGTCGCCGGCCGTTACGACGTCCTGTGCTCCGAGCAGTACGCCACCCGCGCCCGCGACATGATCGCCGATATGGGACTGGCGGACCAGCCGCGCCGCCAGCACCCGGAGGAGATGGGATTCGCCGGGCCGACGCCCACCGAGAACCAGGCTCGTCTGGAAGACCGCGCGGACGAGCGCTCCGAGAAGGATGAAGATCTCGATCGCTAA
- a CDS encoding magnesium transporter MgtE N-terminal domain-containing protein, giving the protein MSAVSRVYAGRLVGLQVRGPDFAVIGRVRDVVVIIRSHSASRALGLVVELANKRRIFVPMLRIAAIEPGDVTLSTGSVSMRTFMPRTTEVTVMGDIVGSKVHTDDPDVADLHGRAVEIADVELERTRTRDWAISRIAVFAERPKFGRSPRLRTVDFERVEGLSVSGAGEATPLAQTIAEFDDMHPTDIANFINDLSPTRRGQIARELDDERLADILAELPDDGQAQILGTLDIERAADVLEEMDPDDAADVLQELEHDKAEVLLELMDPEESAPVRRLMSFADDTVGALMTPEPLTLTPQTTVAEALALARDEDLPTSLSSLIFVVRPPTATPTGRYLGCVHLQRLLREPPSTLIGGILDPDFPPLYADDHQETAGRYFAAYNLVCGPVLDEDGHLLGAVAVDDLIDHLLPENWREEGVRPDDTRKVNHG; this is encoded by the coding sequence ATGAGTGCTGTTAGCCGGGTTTATGCCGGACGACTGGTCGGCCTGCAGGTCCGCGGCCCTGACTTCGCGGTGATCGGGCGGGTGCGTGACGTCGTCGTCATCATCCGTTCCCACTCCGCCTCCCGCGCGTTGGGCCTGGTCGTCGAGCTGGCGAACAAACGCCGCATCTTCGTGCCCATGCTGCGCATCGCCGCCATCGAGCCGGGTGACGTAACCTTGTCGACGGGATCGGTGTCCATGCGCACGTTTATGCCGCGCACCACGGAGGTCACGGTGATGGGGGATATCGTCGGCTCCAAGGTGCATACCGACGACCCCGACGTCGCCGACCTGCACGGCCGCGCCGTCGAGATCGCCGACGTCGAGCTCGAGCGCACCCGCACCCGCGACTGGGCCATCTCGCGCATCGCGGTCTTCGCCGAGCGCCCGAAGTTCGGCCGCTCGCCGCGCCTGCGCACCGTCGACTTCGAGCGGGTCGAGGGCCTGTCGGTCTCCGGCGCGGGCGAGGCCACCCCGCTGGCGCAGACCATCGCGGAGTTCGACGACATGCATCCCACCGACATCGCGAACTTCATCAACGACCTCTCCCCCACCCGCCGCGGCCAGATCGCCCGCGAGCTCGACGACGAAAGGCTCGCCGACATCCTCGCCGAGCTTCCCGACGACGGCCAGGCCCAGATCCTCGGCACCCTGGACATCGAGCGTGCCGCGGACGTGCTGGAGGAGATGGACCCAGACGATGCCGCCGACGTGCTCCAGGAACTCGAACACGACAAGGCCGAGGTCCTCCTCGAACTCATGGATCCGGAGGAATCCGCCCCGGTGCGCCGCCTGATGAGCTTCGCCGACGACACCGTCGGTGCCCTCATGACCCCGGAGCCTCTCACCTTGACCCCGCAGACCACGGTGGCGGAGGCGCTGGCGCTCGCCCGGGACGAGGACCTGCCGACGTCGTTATCCTCCCTCATCTTCGTCGTGCGCCCGCCGACGGCCACCCCGACGGGGCGCTACCTCGGTTGCGTGCACCTACAGCGGCTGTTGCGCGAGCCGCCCTCGACGCTGATCGGCGGCATTCTCGACCCGGACTTCCCGCCGCTGTACGCGGACGATCACCAGGAGACCGCAGGCCGCTACTTCGCGGCCTACAACCTGGTGTGCGGGCCGGTTCTCGACGAGGACGGCCACCTGCTCGGCGCCGTCGCCGTCGACGACCTCATCGACCACCTGCTGCCCGAAAACTGGCGCGAAGAAGGCGTACGTCCCGATGACACGAGAAAGGTGAATCATGGCTGA
- a CDS encoding DUF1003 domain-containing protein, giving the protein MAEPTRSDLTTPVGTRRRRLFRIDDESIGEAAETVARFFGTGRYLMWQTVVVVVWIALNLGGFWWNWDPYPFILLNLAFSTQAAYAAPLILLAQNRQEDRDKVTLAADRRRDELTKADTEFLARELARVRLNLGDTVTRDYLRRELDDMRSLMGRIEAKLDDATADDYQAPEDLHEPIQGDLSDKQAKR; this is encoded by the coding sequence ATGGCTGAGCCCACCCGGAGTGATCTGACCACGCCCGTCGGCACGCGGCGCCGCAGGCTGTTCCGCATCGACGACGAGTCCATCGGCGAGGCCGCCGAGACCGTCGCCCGGTTCTTCGGCACCGGCCGCTACCTCATGTGGCAGACGGTGGTCGTGGTCGTGTGGATCGCGCTGAACCTCGGCGGGTTCTGGTGGAACTGGGACCCCTACCCCTTCATCCTGCTCAACCTGGCGTTTTCCACGCAGGCCGCCTACGCCGCCCCGCTCATCCTGCTCGCGCAGAACCGCCAGGAGGACCGCGACAAGGTCACGCTGGCGGCGGATCGTCGTCGTGACGAGCTCACCAAAGCCGACACCGAGTTCCTCGCCCGCGAGCTCGCCAGGGTGCGCCTGAACCTGGGTGATACCGTCACCCGTGACTACCTGCGTCGGGAACTCGACGACATGCGCAGCCTCATGGGACGCATCGAGGCAAAACTTGACGACGCCACCGCCGACGACTACCAGGCACCCGAGGATCTGCACGAGCCCATCCAGGGCGATCTTTCCGATAAGCAGGCGAAGCGATAG
- a CDS encoding Mrp/NBP35 family ATP-binding protein, producing MTVNESTVNTALSRVEDPEIGKPITKLDMVKSVEVNGNDVAVELYLTIAGCPMKNTIENNTRAALEDIDGVGDVTVTLDVMSDEQRKELRRKLRGDAQDPVIPFAQPGSTTRVYAVASGKGGVGKSSVTVNLALALANKGLQVGVLDADIYGHSIPGMLGSVQPPTVVDDMILPPISHGIKNISIAQFVEGNAPVVWRGPMLHRAIQQFLGDVFWGDLDILLMDLPPGTGDVALSVAQLVPNAELLIVTTPQAAAAEVAERAGSISQQTRQRIAGVVENMSAMALPDGTTMDIFGSGGGETVAERLSVLTGADVPLLGQIPLDPALRQHGDDGHPVVGSQPDSPSAQALAGIADKLAVRRTSIAGKPLGLGVTR from the coding sequence ATGACTGTCAACGAATCAACCGTGAACACCGCTCTGTCTCGCGTGGAGGACCCGGAGATCGGTAAGCCGATCACCAAACTCGACATGGTCAAATCCGTCGAGGTCAACGGCAACGACGTCGCCGTCGAGCTCTATTTGACCATCGCCGGCTGCCCGATGAAAAACACCATCGAGAACAACACCCGGGCCGCCCTCGAGGACATCGACGGCGTCGGTGACGTCACCGTCACCCTGGACGTCATGAGCGACGAGCAGCGCAAGGAGTTGCGCCGCAAGCTGCGCGGCGACGCCCAGGACCCGGTGATCCCCTTCGCCCAGCCCGGCTCGACCACCCGCGTCTACGCGGTGGCGTCGGGTAAAGGGGGTGTCGGCAAGTCCTCGGTGACCGTGAACCTGGCGCTCGCCCTCGCGAACAAGGGCCTGCAGGTCGGGGTCTTGGACGCCGACATCTACGGCCACTCCATCCCGGGCATGCTCGGCTCCGTGCAGCCGCCGACGGTTGTCGACGACATGATCCTCCCGCCCATCTCCCACGGCATTAAGAACATCTCTATTGCGCAGTTCGTCGAGGGCAACGCGCCCGTCGTCTGGCGGGGGCCGATGCTGCACCGCGCGATCCAGCAGTTCTTGGGGGATGTCTTCTGGGGTGATCTCGACATCCTGCTGATGGACCTGCCCCCGGGAACCGGCGACGTCGCGCTGTCCGTCGCCCAGTTGGTGCCGAACGCGGAGCTGCTCATCGTCACCACCCCGCAGGCCGCGGCCGCCGAGGTCGCCGAGCGTGCCGGCTCCATCTCCCAGCAGACCCGGCAGCGTATCGCGGGCGTGGTGGAGAACATGTCCGCGATGGCTCTTCCCGACGGCACCACCATGGACATCTTCGGCTCCGGCGGCGGCGAGACGGTCGCCGAGCGCCTCAGTGTGCTCACAGGTGCCGACGTCCCCCTCCTCGGCCAGATCCCCCTCGATCCGGCGCTGCGCCAACATGGCGACGACGGCCACCCCGTCGTCGGCTCCCAGCCGGACTCCCCGTCCGCGCAGGCACTGGCCGGAATCGCCGACAAGCTCGCCGTGCGCCGCACCTCCATCGCCGGCAAGCCGCTGGGGCTCGGGGTCACACGCTAG
- a CDS encoding twin-arginine translocase TatA/TatE family subunit, with protein MFDNIHWSEILVLLVVILIIIGPERLPGVIKDVRAAIFAARRAIANARAELDGTLGDDLKEFREPLSQAAEWSRMGPRRAITKALFDGDESALDDFDPRTLLSEAGIDTTRETPQQAARRLRRQADALEKRSAAGRSGSGRSGQASAPEQRRQQPTRNPQGPPPAPKNPSQSKGNYETGGGFSWEDIT; from the coding sequence GTGTTTGACAATATCCACTGGAGCGAGATCCTGGTCCTGTTGGTGGTCATCCTGATCATCATCGGACCGGAACGGCTCCCGGGGGTCATCAAGGACGTCCGCGCGGCCATCTTCGCCGCGCGCCGCGCCATCGCGAACGCCCGGGCCGAGCTCGACGGCACCCTCGGCGACGACCTCAAAGAATTCCGCGAGCCCCTTTCACAGGCCGCGGAATGGTCGCGCATGGGGCCGCGGCGGGCGATCACGAAGGCGCTTTTCGACGGCGACGAATCCGCCCTCGACGACTTCGACCCCCGCACGCTTCTGTCGGAGGCGGGGATCGACACCACCCGGGAGACGCCGCAGCAGGCTGCCCGGCGGCTGCGCCGGCAGGCGGATGCGCTGGAAAAGCGTTCGGCGGCGGGGCGTTCTGGTTCTGGGCGTTCTGGCCAGGCTTCTGCTCCGGAGCAGCGCCGTCAGCAGCCGACCCGCAATCCTCAAGGCCCGCCACCGGCACCGAAAAACCCATCGCAGTCTAAGGGGAATTACGAAACTGGTGGCGGATTCTCGTGGGAGGACATCACCTAG
- a CDS encoding anti-sigma factor family protein: MRGHFGEKPKRRSVVDSVGALLGSTASRVSGGWNLGRLGRLGRRKRLKSRTQPREFSSIEHLSHEAVAAFVDDELSDNAAHRARVHVVQCPECRHEVHAQRRAAQILQGSNMSAQVRAPRELLNRLAGIADGPVADGPTAEATPTAQPEDVIDRVETFVRTFRRMHGHRPARGGRG, encoded by the coding sequence ATGCGCGGACATTTTGGCGAGAAGCCGAAGCGCCGGTCCGTGGTGGACTCCGTGGGTGCGCTCTTAGGTAGCACCGCGTCCCGCGTCAGCGGAGGGTGGAATTTGGGGCGTTTGGGCCGTTTGGGGCGCCGCAAGCGCCTGAAGAGCCGCACCCAGCCCCGTGAATTCAGCTCGATCGAGCACCTAAGCCACGAGGCGGTGGCGGCGTTCGTCGACGACGAACTCAGCGACAACGCCGCCCACCGCGCCCGCGTGCACGTCGTGCAGTGTCCCGAATGCCGACACGAGGTCCATGCCCAACGCCGCGCGGCCCAGATCCTGCAGGGCTCCAACATGTCCGCGCAGGTCCGCGCTCCCCGCGAGCTCCTCAACCGCCTAGCCGGCATCGCCGACGGCCCTGTTGCCGACGGACCCACCGCCGAAGCCACCCCCACCGCCCAGCCGGAGGACGTGATCGACCGCGTCGAGACTTTCGTGCGCACCTTCCGCCGCATGCATGGCCACCGCCCGGCACGCGGCGGACGCGGATAG
- the sigE gene encoding RNA polymerase sigma factor SigE yields MTVRHADDEPAVKAAGSTEPLTGTAAFDAGEGEMPSWSSLVAEHADSVYRLAYRLSGNPHDAEDLTQETFMRVFRSLKNYRPGTFESWLHRITTNLFLDMVRHRQKIRMEALPEDYERVPGTDMTPEQQYSVNRLDPALQDALDELGPEFRVPVVLCDVVGMTYEEIADTLGVKMGTVRSRIHRGRSQLRAHIENAAEGCDDTRALLRTR; encoded by the coding sequence ATGACCGTACGCCACGCCGACGATGAGCCGGCCGTCAAGGCCGCAGGAAGCACCGAACCGTTGACCGGTACCGCCGCATTTGATGCGGGCGAGGGGGAGATGCCGTCGTGGTCGTCGCTTGTCGCTGAGCACGCAGACAGTGTTTACCGCCTCGCCTACCGGCTGTCCGGCAACCCGCACGATGCGGAGGATCTCACCCAAGAGACATTCATGCGCGTGTTTCGGTCGTTGAAGAATTACCGGCCCGGCACGTTCGAGAGCTGGCTGCACCGCATCACCACGAACCTGTTTTTGGACATGGTGCGCCACCGCCAGAAGATCCGCATGGAAGCGCTGCCGGAGGACTACGAGCGCGTCCCGGGCACCGACATGACCCCGGAGCAGCAGTACTCGGTCAACCGCTTAGACCCGGCGCTGCAGGACGCACTCGACGAGCTCGGCCCGGAATTCCGCGTGCCCGTGGTGCTGTGTGATGTCGTCGGGATGACGTATGAGGAAATCGCCGACACCCTCGGCGTGAAGATGGGCACCGTGCGCTCCCGCATCCACCGCGGGCGTTCGCAGCTGCGCGCGCACATCGAAAACGCCGCCGAAGGTTGTGACGATACCCGCGCCCTTCTGCGCACCAGGTAG